A genome region from Pseudomonas sp. S06B 330 includes the following:
- the cpaB gene encoding Flp pilus assembly protein CpaB yields MSSRITIILAGFFLLGAVLAGYWGLVLSRPAVEPVAAPAAPTPVSAPVALAEKAADEIRHPVVVLRRDVQPYTPLTVDDLLVERLQVAPAGSFQTLEQVLGRSSWRALSAGTWLEASSFEAGGPLARMIHPHERALALAIDDVVGAAGQLSPGDYVDVLLYLREDNNNPQASAQVVLPALRLLSVGRQMGLGTEGQPVEPALDDKARQELQRNAARTVVLAVPEALASRLLLAAQAGSLRLAVRSAEEKRLARYWADPQSSAQEVGLANRELYRFSQLAQTPVAAAVASSTPRRGMQIIRGNQSSQPTP; encoded by the coding sequence ATGAGCAGTCGCATTACCATCATTCTCGCTGGCTTCTTTTTACTTGGCGCCGTGCTCGCTGGTTACTGGGGCCTGGTATTGAGCCGTCCTGCCGTCGAGCCCGTGGCCGCGCCTGCCGCACCAACGCCTGTCTCTGCGCCAGTGGCGTTGGCCGAAAAGGCCGCCGATGAAATACGCCACCCGGTGGTAGTGCTGCGCCGAGATGTGCAGCCCTACACGCCATTAACCGTCGATGACTTGTTAGTTGAGCGTTTACAGGTAGCACCTGCGGGCAGCTTCCAGACGTTGGAGCAGGTGCTCGGCCGCAGCAGCTGGCGCGCACTGAGCGCTGGCACCTGGCTTGAGGCGAGCAGCTTTGAGGCGGGCGGGCCGTTGGCGCGCATGATCCATCCCCATGAGCGTGCCCTGGCCCTGGCCATTGACGATGTGGTTGGTGCGGCAGGGCAATTGAGCCCTGGCGATTACGTTGATGTGTTGCTCTACTTGCGTGAAGACAACAACAACCCCCAGGCCTCCGCCCAAGTGGTTTTGCCGGCCCTGCGCCTGCTTAGCGTCGGCAGGCAAATGGGGCTGGGTACAGAGGGGCAGCCCGTGGAACCGGCCCTGGATGACAAGGCCCGCCAGGAGCTGCAACGCAATGCAGCGCGTACTGTGGTCTTGGCGGTACCGGAAGCCTTGGCCAGTCGCCTGTTGCTCGCTGCCCAGGCTGGCAGTTTGCGCCTGGCCGTACGCAGCGCCGAAGAAAAGCGCCTGGCCCGTTACTGGGCTGACCCGCAAAGCAGTGCCCAAGAGGTGGGCCTCGCCAACCGCGAACTCTATCGCTTCAGTCAGTTGGCACAGACCCCCGTTGCTGCGGCCGTCGCCAGTTCAACGCCACGCCGTGGCATGCAAATCATCCGCGGTAATCAGTCCAGTCAGCCTACTCCCTGA
- a CDS encoding Flp family type IVb pilin, with amino-acid sequence MRLSRMLKRCKEFFYRKDGASGIEYAIAAAMVAAVLTTFIEPISTNVTSIFEKVQTSMENAGKTGGGTASTGGGSGT; translated from the coding sequence ATGCGTCTGTCACGAATGCTCAAGCGCTGCAAAGAATTCTTCTACCGCAAGGACGGGGCTTCCGGTATCGAGTACGCCATTGCGGCGGCGATGGTGGCGGCAGTGTTGACCACGTTTATCGAGCCCATCTCCACCAACGTCACCTCAATTTTTGAGAAGGTGCAAACCTCCATGGAAAATGCAGGAAAAACTGGCGGTGGTACTGCTTCCACTGGTGGCGGTAGTGGCACTTAA
- a CDS encoding response regulator: protein MPTSSQRQQILLVDDEEDALLELAELLEGEGFCCYTATSVKLALQQLTRHPDVALVITDLRMPEESGISLIKRLREHTARQHLPVIVTSGHADMDDISDLLRLQVLDLFRKPIYHTRLLETLDNLFPKPRLHLVN from the coding sequence ATGCCAACCTCTTCCCAGCGACAACAGATACTCCTGGTGGATGATGAAGAGGACGCCTTGTTGGAACTGGCCGAATTGCTTGAGGGCGAAGGCTTCTGTTGCTACACGGCCACCTCGGTCAAACTCGCCCTACAGCAGCTCACCCGCCACCCGGATGTGGCCCTGGTAATCACCGACCTGCGCATGCCGGAGGAAAGTGGCATTTCCCTGATCAAGCGCCTGCGCGAGCACACGGCGCGCCAGCACTTGCCAGTGATTGTCACCTCTGGCCATGCCGACATGGACGACATCAGTGACTTGCTACGCCTGCAGGTGCTGGACCTGTTTCGCAAGCCGATCTATCACACCCGCCTGCTGGAAACCCTGGATAACCTCTTCCCCAAGCCGCGCCTACACCTGGTTAACTGA
- a CDS encoding ShlB/FhaC/HecB family hemolysin secretion/activation protein: MRPLTVVILSLAWVSGLSAEPLPGFLNSNDVERSLPAANLPADAYRPSVLDLQVAAPVPQPQALMSTRVRLHKVRFEGGTLYPLSDLRDNFQDLINREVSLAELNEATQRLTRRYQQDGYLLSYAYLPPQDFADGRVQVVLVEGYIRDYELQGDIGPASAYLGKLATRLKAERPLTRETLERYTGLMSRMPGVTLRAQVAAPDTHDAANTLVVQASRNPVSSTLTLGDGSRDDLQALLAVSSNAQTSLAEQVSFSALVPPGDDHEYYYRLDYAQYLDSEGSQLNLSASQYRSEPRARVRLNNGVDLKQRRENDRYSVGLSQVLIAAPDQWLSIGGRLYAVNDDTDYQAVDAPLRISSRTDLRALAFDGDWRKADPRQLRILSVGAYQGMDYFGANTTGNIDLDFLRLRVSGLQSDRFFDDWQGVVSAALFWTNDSLPDSERAVFGGQTFGRGYPSDQASGDKGWGAAYELNYSFKRDNGWFKRVQPYVVVDAARSWFNELEIRDSRLSSTAMGLRFGDAHAYNISLEVAKPMSDIALDSLNRQPRFTVSFRYQL, encoded by the coding sequence ATGCGTCCGTTGACCGTCGTGATTCTGAGTCTTGCCTGGGTAAGTGGGCTAAGTGCCGAACCACTGCCAGGCTTTCTCAACAGCAATGACGTCGAACGCAGCCTGCCCGCGGCCAACTTGCCTGCCGATGCCTATCGCCCCAGCGTACTCGACCTGCAGGTAGCCGCACCTGTCCCTCAGCCGCAAGCGTTGATGAGCACCCGAGTGCGCTTACACAAGGTTCGCTTCGAAGGCGGTACCCTCTATCCCTTGAGTGACCTGCGCGACAACTTTCAGGACCTGATCAATCGCGAGGTTAGCCTGGCCGAGTTGAATGAAGCGACTCAACGCCTGACACGGCGTTATCAACAGGATGGTTACCTGTTGTCTTACGCGTACCTACCGCCGCAGGACTTTGCTGATGGGCGGGTACAGGTGGTGTTGGTTGAGGGCTACATTCGCGACTATGAATTGCAAGGCGATATTGGCCCGGCGTCAGCCTATCTGGGTAAGCTGGCGACCCGGCTCAAGGCCGAGCGCCCGCTGACGCGCGAGACCCTGGAACGCTATACCGGATTGATGAGCCGGATGCCCGGAGTCACCCTTCGCGCTCAAGTGGCCGCGCCTGACACTCATGACGCCGCGAACACGCTGGTGGTTCAGGCCTCGCGTAACCCCGTGTCCTCAACGCTGACCCTGGGCGATGGCAGCCGTGACGACCTTCAGGCGTTATTGGCCGTCAGCAGCAATGCCCAGACGTCACTGGCCGAACAAGTGAGTTTCAGTGCGCTGGTGCCGCCGGGCGATGACCATGAGTACTACTACCGCCTGGATTATGCCCAGTACCTGGACAGCGAAGGCAGTCAGCTCAACCTGTCAGCCTCGCAGTACCGTAGTGAGCCGCGTGCGCGGGTGCGTCTGAACAATGGCGTCGACCTCAAGCAACGCCGCGAGAACGACCGTTACTCGGTTGGCCTCAGTCAGGTGCTGATTGCCGCGCCTGACCAGTGGTTAAGTATTGGCGGACGCCTGTATGCGGTGAACGATGACACCGATTATCAAGCCGTTGACGCACCCCTTAGGATCAGCAGCCGTACCGATCTACGTGCCTTGGCGTTCGACGGTGACTGGCGCAAGGCCGATCCGCGGCAACTGCGTATTCTCAGTGTCGGTGCCTATCAGGGCATGGACTATTTTGGGGCGAATACCACAGGGAATATCGATCTCGACTTTCTGCGCCTGCGCGTCTCCGGACTGCAGAGTGATCGTTTCTTCGATGATTGGCAGGGGGTGGTTTCGGCCGCGTTGTTCTGGACCAACGATAGCCTGCCTGACAGCGAGCGCGCGGTATTTGGCGGGCAGACATTCGGCCGTGGTTATCCCAGTGACCAGGCGTCGGGGGACAAGGGCTGGGGGGCGGCGTATGAGCTGAACTACAGCTTCAAGCGGGACAACGGCTGGTTCAAACGTGTTCAACCCTATGTTGTGGTGGATGCTGCACGCAGCTGGTTCAACGAGCTGGAGATACGTGACTCACGCCTGTCATCAACGGCAATGGGGCTGCGCTTTGGCGATGCCCACGCTTACAACATCTCCCTGGAGGTGGCCAAGCCGATGTCCGATATCGCCCTGGACAGCCTCAACCGGCAGCCACGTTTTACCGTGAGCTTCAGGTATCAGCTGTAG
- the pbpC gene encoding peptidoglycan glycosyltransferase PbpC (penicillin-binding protein 1C) has translation MPILARPLSPMAKRLRRLLAVLLLFMALLWAADRMWPLPLPTDDLARVVLAEDGTPLWRFADAEGVWRYPVSAEQVSPYYLQALLTYEDRWFYQHPGVNPLALGRAAWQNLRDQRVVSGGSTLSMQVARLLDPHSRTLPGKLRQLWRTAQLEWHLSKAQILEIYLNRAPFGGTLQGVAAASWAYLGKSPQHLTPSEAAMLAVLPQAPSRLRPDRHPARAQVARDKVLKRLAEFQVWPQQRIDEAMEEPLLLAPRQEPTLAPLLARRLNRPHSPPLIHTTLDASLQRRLEDLLLGWRARLPERTSAAILVVEAQNMAVRAYLGSVDLSDERRFGHVDMITALRSPGSTLKPFLYGMAMDDGLIHSESLLQDVPRRYGDYRPGNFSMGFSGPVAASSALALSLNLPAVQLLEAYGPKRFAAQMRMGGVPLTLPPLAEPNLSLILGGAGSRLEDLVAGYGALSRGGMSAPMRLQPDAPLLDRRLLSPGSAWIIRRILSGQARPDRDPHAELVQRPQLAWKTGTSYGFRDAWSIGVGPRYLIGIWIGRPDGTPVPGQFGLASAAPLMLQVHDVLSNRDSQRGIAVPVAAVPANVGVAAICWPLGQPLARQDDNCRRQRFAWTLDGTTPPTLQAADQPLSVGLRETVWLNANGQRVDASCPGAQAREIALWPAPLEPWLPRVERRQARLPQLDPDCPPQVPAIAPPLSIVGVRQGDQLRRPATSSEPLRLEVSALGGSGRRWWFLNGVPLGESLGQEHLSARFEQTGRMELSALDESGQTARVEFQINE, from the coding sequence ATGCCTATCTTAGCTCGCCCGCTTAGCCCAATGGCAAAACGCCTGAGAAGGCTATTAGCTGTGCTGCTGTTGTTTATGGCATTGCTGTGGGCCGCTGACCGCATGTGGCCCTTGCCGCTGCCGACCGATGACCTGGCGCGGGTAGTGTTGGCCGAGGACGGCACACCGCTGTGGCGATTTGCCGATGCCGAGGGGGTCTGGCGCTACCCGGTCAGCGCCGAACAGGTATCACCCTACTACCTGCAGGCACTGTTGACCTACGAGGACCGCTGGTTCTACCAGCACCCAGGCGTCAACCCGCTGGCCCTTGGCCGTGCAGCGTGGCAGAACCTGCGTGATCAGCGGGTGGTGTCGGGGGGCAGTACGCTCTCGATGCAGGTAGCACGTCTGCTCGATCCACACTCACGCACCTTGCCCGGCAAGCTACGCCAGTTGTGGCGCACGGCGCAGTTGGAGTGGCACTTGTCGAAGGCGCAGATCCTGGAGATCTACCTCAATCGCGCCCCGTTTGGCGGTACCTTGCAGGGTGTGGCAGCAGCCAGTTGGGCGTACCTGGGCAAATCGCCGCAACACCTGACCCCGTCTGAAGCGGCCATGCTCGCGGTATTGCCCCAGGCGCCGAGCCGCTTGCGTCCGGACCGTCACCCGGCACGCGCACAGGTGGCCCGCGACAAAGTACTCAAGCGCCTGGCCGAGTTTCAGGTATGGCCGCAACAGCGAATTGATGAGGCCATGGAGGAGCCGCTGTTGCTGGCGCCACGTCAGGAGCCGACACTGGCGCCATTGCTGGCGCGACGCTTGAATCGGCCGCACAGCCCTCCGCTGATCCACACCACCCTCGATGCTTCGCTGCAACGTCGTCTGGAAGACTTGCTGCTGGGCTGGCGAGCGCGGCTGCCCGAGCGAACCTCGGCAGCGATCCTGGTGGTGGAGGCGCAGAACATGGCGGTACGCGCTTACCTAGGGTCGGTTGACCTGAGCGATGAACGACGCTTCGGCCATGTCGACATGATCACCGCCTTACGTTCCCCAGGATCGACGCTCAAACCGTTCCTCTATGGTATGGCCATGGACGATGGTCTGATTCACTCCGAATCCCTGTTGCAGGACGTGCCCAGACGCTATGGCGACTATCGGCCCGGTAACTTTTCCATGGGGTTCAGCGGCCCGGTGGCAGCCAGCTCGGCGCTGGCACTGTCGTTGAATCTGCCTGCGGTGCAGTTGCTCGAAGCCTATGGTCCCAAGCGCTTTGCCGCGCAGATGCGCATGGGAGGCGTGCCGCTGACCCTGCCACCGCTGGCCGAGCCGAACCTGTCGTTGATCCTCGGCGGTGCGGGCAGTCGCCTTGAAGACTTGGTGGCTGGCTACGGTGCGCTGTCACGCGGCGGTATGAGTGCCCCGATGCGGTTGCAACCGGATGCGCCATTGCTCGACCGCCGTTTACTGTCACCGGGGAGTGCCTGGATTATCCGGCGCATTCTCAGTGGCCAGGCGCGCCCGGACCGTGACCCCCATGCCGAACTTGTGCAGCGACCACAATTGGCCTGGAAGACCGGCACCAGCTATGGCTTTCGTGATGCCTGGTCGATCGGCGTCGGGCCGCGGTATCTGATCGGGATCTGGATTGGCCGACCGGATGGCACCCCGGTACCAGGGCAGTTTGGCCTGGCGTCGGCGGCGCCGTTGATGCTCCAGGTTCATGACGTGCTGAGCAACCGTGACAGCCAACGTGGAATCGCTGTACCTGTGGCGGCGGTGCCTGCCAATGTCGGCGTGGCTGCGATCTGCTGGCCACTGGGACAACCCCTTGCCCGCCAGGACGACAATTGCCGTCGCCAGCGCTTTGCCTGGACCCTGGACGGCACTACACCGCCAACCTTGCAAGCGGCCGACCAGCCCTTGAGCGTCGGCTTGCGCGAAACGGTATGGCTCAATGCCAACGGGCAACGGGTCGATGCCAGTTGTCCTGGTGCTCAAGCCCGCGAGATAGCCTTGTGGCCAGCGCCGTTGGAGCCCTGGTTACCGCGTGTGGAACGGCGCCAGGCGCGCTTGCCCCAGCTTGATCCGGACTGCCCACCCCAGGTCCCGGCGATTGCCCCACCGTTGTCTATCGTCGGTGTGCGCCAGGGCGATCAATTACGTCGACCGGCCACCAGCAGTGAGCCATTGCGCCTTGAGGTGTCAGCACTGGGTGGTAGCGGGCGGCGCTGGTGGTTCCTCAACGGCGTGCCACTGGGGGAGTCGCTGGGGCAGGAGCACTTGAGCGCCCGTTTCGAACAGACCGGACGGATGGAGTTGAGTGCGCTGGATGAAAGCGGGCAAACCGCGCGGGTCGAGTTCCAGATCAATGAGTAG
- a CDS encoding alpha-2-macroglobulin family protein — MLNKGLLLACALALLSACDSSAPDKPATPPAQAPAQSQPQVQETATAAKPVEDAATLAKRYAGRELSVVDVSEVQVDGASALSLSFSVPLDAQQNFADRVHLVDTVKGKVDGAWELSDNGMELRLRHLEPQRKLVLTIDAGLQAVNGKRLAAESVSRLETRDMQATIGFASRGSLLPTRLAEGLPVIALNVNKVDVEFFRIKPESLSPFLSAWGRNSSLYYYQSKETLDMAELVYSGRFDLNPARNTRETVLLPIAGIKQLQEPGVYLAVMRASGTYDYSQPATLFTLSDIGVSAHRFQNRIDVFTQGLEGGKALSGVDLELLDAEGRVLGQGKTDSDGHAQLPMPSKAETLLAKQGVHTTMLRLNSAALDLAEFDITGPQANPLQFFVFGPRDLYRPGETVLLNGLLRDQDGRPLKPQPVTVEVRRPDEQVSRKFVWEPGSNGLYQYQLQLATEAPTGRWQLLFDLGGGKKQVYEFLVEDFLPERLALELKGSDVPLRPEQNAEIDVNGRYLYGAPASGNRLSGQAYVRPLREAVPALPGYQFGSITEQELSQDLELDEVNLDVNGNAVLGIESKWSEARSPLQLTVQASLQESGGRPITRRLEQPIWPAERLPGLRGLFDGEETDSDGPVEFEVLVADREGNKLGVNNLKVRLIRERRDYYWNYSQSDGWSYNFNEKFLTQSEETVNIKAGATARLNFQVEWGPYRVEVEDPATGLVSSERFWAGYRAQDNADGGAVRPDQVKLALDKPSYADGATANITVTPPAAGTGYLMVESSDGPLWWQEIDVPAEGKTFEVKLDRKWARHDLYVSALVIRPGERKVNATPKRAVGILHLPLDRAERKLAVTLNAPEKMRPKQPLKVKVQARNADGSVPKQVHVLLAAVDVGILNITDYPTPDPFTGLFGRKAYGADQLDIYGQLIEAGQGRLASLAFGGDAAMAKGGKRPNTSVTIVAQQSAPVTLNENGEGEVSVDIPDFNGELRLMAQAWTDERYGMAEAKTVVAAPLIAELSAPRFLAGGDTTTLALDVSNLSGQAQKLTVQLSTEGQLNLMRAGEQTLNLTQGKRVTLQLPVQAIGGLGQGKVKVQVLGLQLPGEKATAFSREWTLGIRPAYPAMLKHYRVALTDQPWSLPDADLAAFEPQGLEAMLALSSRPPLNLAEQIRALEAYPYGCLEQTTSGLYPSLYADAATLKRLGITGEPADVRKRKIEMGIEHLLGMQRYNGSFGLWSSDSEEEYWLTAYVTDFLLRAREQGYAVPADALKKASERLLRYLQERNLIEVNYSDNAEHSRFAVQAYAALVLARTQQAPLGALRSLFERRSDARSGLPLVQLAIALEKMGDKPRAQQALQAGLAVARDAKGWLGDYGSPVRDQALILALLEENNLASNTLDQRLFELSDQVAANQWLSTQERNALFLAGRGLLSRPEGKWSARLDSAGELRDLDNAQSGLKLEGPLLASPLTVQNQSSDTLYQQLTLSGYPRQAPAANNVGMSIRREYLGMNGQPLDIRALKSGDLVLVHLALTATTRVPDALVVDLLPAGLELENQNLAQSAASLENASSAVKQWRESMQNANLVHQEFRDDRYVAALPVNSYGTTHLLYLARAVTPGTYRVPPPQVESMYRPNMQSVGESAGEMVVRGR, encoded by the coding sequence ATGCTCAACAAAGGATTGTTGCTGGCCTGCGCGCTGGCCTTGCTCAGTGCTTGCGACTCGTCTGCCCCGGATAAGCCTGCCACGCCGCCGGCCCAGGCACCCGCCCAGAGTCAACCCCAGGTACAAGAGACCGCCACCGCGGCAAAACCAGTCGAGGATGCCGCGACCCTGGCCAAGCGCTACGCTGGCCGTGAGTTGAGTGTGGTGGATGTCTCCGAAGTTCAGGTCGATGGGGCCAGTGCCTTGTCCCTGAGCTTTTCGGTGCCGCTGGATGCGCAGCAGAACTTTGCCGATCGAGTACACCTGGTCGATACCGTCAAAGGCAAGGTCGATGGTGCCTGGGAGCTTTCTGACAACGGTATGGAGTTGCGCCTGCGTCACCTGGAGCCGCAACGCAAGTTGGTGCTGACCATTGATGCAGGTTTGCAGGCGGTTAACGGCAAACGCCTGGCCGCTGAGTCGGTCAGCCGCCTGGAAACCCGCGACATGCAGGCGACCATCGGCTTTGCAAGCCGGGGTTCGCTGCTGCCGACGCGTTTGGCCGAAGGCTTGCCGGTGATCGCCCTGAACGTCAATAAGGTCGATGTTGAGTTCTTCCGCATCAAGCCGGAATCGCTCTCGCCGTTCCTCAGTGCCTGGGGCCGTAACAGCAGTCTCTACTACTACCAGTCCAAAGAAACCCTGGACATGGCCGAGCTGGTCTACAGCGGCCGTTTCGACCTCAACCCGGCGCGCAACACCCGCGAAACTGTGTTGTTGCCCATTGCCGGGATCAAACAGCTGCAGGAGCCTGGTGTGTACCTGGCGGTCATGCGCGCCTCGGGCACCTACGACTACTCGCAACCTGCGACCCTGTTCACCCTCAGCGACATTGGCGTGTCGGCGCACCGCTTCCAGAACCGTATCGACGTGTTCACCCAGGGGCTGGAAGGTGGCAAGGCACTGAGCGGCGTCGACCTTGAGCTGCTTGACGCAGAAGGTCGTGTGCTGGGGCAGGGCAAAACCGACAGCGATGGTCATGCCCAGCTGCCAATGCCGTCCAAGGCTGAGACCCTGCTGGCCAAACAGGGTGTGCACACCACCATGCTGCGCCTGAACAGTGCGGCACTGGACCTGGCAGAGTTCGATATCACCGGACCCCAGGCCAACCCCCTGCAGTTTTTTGTGTTTGGCCCGCGTGATCTCTACCGTCCCGGCGAAACGGTGCTGCTCAATGGCCTGCTGCGTGATCAGGATGGTCGCCCGCTCAAACCCCAGCCAGTGACCGTGGAAGTGCGTCGGCCCGATGAACAGGTCAGCCGCAAGTTTGTTTGGGAGCCAGGCAGCAATGGTCTGTACCAATATCAACTGCAACTGGCGACCGAAGCACCCACCGGTCGCTGGCAATTGCTGTTCGACCTGGGTGGCGGTAAGAAACAGGTCTACGAATTTCTCGTCGAAGATTTCCTGCCCGAGCGCCTGGCCCTGGAGCTCAAAGGCAGCGATGTACCGCTCCGTCCTGAACAAAATGCCGAAATCGACGTCAATGGCCGCTATCTGTATGGCGCTCCGGCGTCGGGCAATCGTCTGAGCGGTCAGGCCTATGTGCGTCCACTGCGCGAAGCGGTACCGGCATTGCCGGGTTATCAGTTCGGTTCGATCACTGAACAGGAGCTGAGTCAGGACCTGGAGCTCGATGAAGTCAATCTGGACGTCAACGGCAACGCCGTTCTTGGCATTGAAAGCAAATGGTCTGAAGCCCGTTCGCCGCTGCAACTGACGGTGCAGGCTAGCTTGCAGGAGTCCGGTGGCCGGCCGATTACCCGGCGTCTGGAACAGCCGATCTGGCCCGCCGAACGCCTGCCGGGGCTGCGTGGCTTGTTCGACGGTGAAGAAACTGACAGTGATGGTCCGGTGGAGTTTGAGGTGCTGGTCGCCGACCGCGAGGGCAACAAACTGGGGGTCAACAACCTCAAGGTGCGCCTGATTCGCGAGCGCCGTGACTACTACTGGAACTACTCGCAGAGTGACGGCTGGAGCTACAACTTCAACGAGAAATTCCTGACCCAGAGTGAAGAAACGGTCAACATCAAAGCAGGCGCCACCGCGCGCCTGAACTTCCAGGTTGAATGGGGCCCGTACCGCGTCGAGGTTGAAGACCCGGCCACTGGCCTGGTTTCCAGCGAGCGCTTCTGGGCGGGCTACCGTGCCCAGGACAACGCCGACGGCGGTGCGGTGCGCCCGGATCAGGTCAAGCTCGCCCTGGACAAACCGTCCTACGCCGATGGTGCCACGGCCAACATTACCGTCACGCCACCTGCAGCCGGTACCGGCTACCTGATGGTTGAGTCCAGTGATGGACCGCTGTGGTGGCAAGAAATCGACGTGCCAGCCGAAGGCAAAACCTTCGAGGTCAAGCTCGACCGCAAATGGGCCCGCCATGATCTGTATGTCAGCGCCCTGGTGATTCGTCCGGGCGAGCGCAAGGTCAACGCCACGCCCAAGCGTGCAGTTGGCATCCTGCACCTGCCGCTGGACCGCGCCGAGCGCAAGCTGGCGGTGACGCTCAATGCGCCGGAAAAGATGCGTCCCAAGCAGCCATTGAAGGTTAAGGTCCAGGCGCGCAACGCTGACGGCAGTGTGCCCAAGCAGGTGCATGTGCTGCTGGCGGCGGTGGACGTAGGCATCCTCAATATCACTGATTACCCGACCCCAGACCCGTTCACTGGCCTGTTCGGGCGTAAAGCCTACGGCGCCGACCAATTGGACATCTATGGCCAACTGATCGAAGCCGGCCAGGGCCGTCTGGCCAGCCTGGCCTTCGGTGGTGACGCCGCGATGGCCAAGGGTGGTAAGCGACCCAATACCAGTGTCACCATCGTCGCCCAGCAGAGTGCGCCGGTGACGCTGAACGAGAACGGTGAAGGTGAGGTCAGTGTCGATATCCCCGACTTCAACGGTGAGCTGCGGTTAATGGCGCAAGCCTGGACCGACGAGCGCTACGGTATGGCTGAAGCCAAGACCGTGGTCGCCGCGCCGCTGATTGCCGAGTTGTCGGCCCCGCGCTTCCTTGCTGGAGGCGACACCACTACCCTGGCGCTGGATGTGTCGAACCTGTCGGGGCAGGCGCAAAAACTGACGGTGCAGTTGAGCACTGAAGGCCAGTTGAACTTGATGCGCGCTGGCGAACAAACCCTCAACTTGACGCAGGGCAAGCGGGTCACTCTGCAACTGCCGGTGCAGGCCATAGGCGGATTGGGTCAAGGCAAGGTCAAAGTGCAAGTGCTGGGGCTGCAACTGCCAGGCGAGAAGGCCACGGCGTTCAGCCGCGAGTGGACCCTGGGCATCCGCCCGGCGTACCCGGCCATGCTCAAGCACTACCGCGTGGCGCTCACGGATCAGCCGTGGAGCCTGCCGGATGCGGATCTGGCTGCATTCGAACCACAAGGTCTGGAGGCCATGCTGGCGTTGTCCAGCCGTCCGCCGCTGAACCTCGCCGAGCAGATCCGCGCGCTGGAAGCCTACCCCTATGGTTGCCTGGAGCAGACCACCAGTGGTCTTTACCCATCGCTGTATGCCGATGCTGCGACGCTCAAACGTCTTGGCATTACCGGCGAACCGGCCGATGTGCGCAAGCGCAAGATCGAGATGGGCATCGAGCACTTGTTGGGTATGCAGCGCTACAACGGCAGTTTCGGTCTGTGGAGCTCTGATAGCGAGGAAGAGTATTGGTTGACCGCTTATGTCACCGACTTCCTCCTGCGGGCGCGCGAGCAGGGCTATGCCGTACCTGCCGATGCCTTGAAGAAGGCCAGCGAGCGACTGCTGCGTTACTTGCAGGAACGCAACCTGATCGAGGTTAACTACAGCGACAACGCCGAGCACAGCCGCTTTGCCGTGCAGGCCTATGCCGCACTGGTTCTGGCTCGAACCCAGCAGGCGCCGTTGGGCGCACTGCGCAGCCTGTTCGAGCGGCGCAGCGATGCGCGCTCCGGCTTGCCGTTGGTGCAGTTGGCCATTGCTCTGGAAAAAATGGGCGACAAGCCACGTGCCCAACAAGCCTTGCAGGCGGGTCTGGCAGTCGCTCGTGATGCTAAAGGCTGGCTCGGTGACTACGGCAGTCCGGTGCGTGACCAGGCATTGATTCTGGCCTTGCTCGAAGAAAATAACCTGGCCAGCAATACCCTGGATCAACGCTTGTTCGAACTGTCTGATCAGGTCGCGGCCAATCAATGGTTGTCGACCCAGGAGCGTAACGCCTTGTTCCTCGCCGGTCGTGGTCTGCTCAGCAGGCCAGAAGGCAAGTGGTCGGCGCGTCTGGACAGCGCCGGTGAGCTGCGTGACCTGGACAATGCGCAATCGGGGTTGAAGCTTGAAGGGCCGTTGCTGGCCTCGCCGCTGACGGTGCAGAACCAGAGCAGCGACACCCTGTACCAGCAATTGACCCTGTCCGGTTATCCGCGTCAGGCGCCTGCGGCGAACAACGTCGGCATGAGCATTCGTCGTGAGTACCTTGGCATGAACGGCCAGCCTTTGGACATTCGTGCACTCAAGAGTGGCGACCTGGTGCTGGTGCACTTGGCGCTGACCGCCACGACACGGGTACCGGATGCACTGGTAGTCGACCTGCTGCCTGCTGGTCTTGAGTTGGAAAACCAGAACCTGGCGCAAAGCGCGGCCAGCCTGGAGAACGCCAGCAGTGCAGTGAAGCAGTGGCGCGAGTCGATGCAGAACGCCAACCTGGTGCATCAGGAGTTTCGCGATGATCGCTATGTCGCGGCGTTGCCTGTGAACAGCTATGGCACCACTCACTTGCTGTACCTGGCGCGAGCGGTGACACCTGGTACCTACCGAGTGCCGCCACCCCAGGTGGAGTCGATGTACCGACCGAACATGCAGTCGGTGGGTGAGTCAGCCGGCGAGATGGTAGTGAGGGGGCGCTAA